The Sesamum indicum cultivar Zhongzhi No. 13 linkage group LG6, S_indicum_v1.0, whole genome shotgun sequence genomic interval CATTAATTCCCCAACTAATCTAATTCAATTGTCACATTGCATACTGGTCTCCAATCTCTTGTTACTTTATTACAAGAAAGATTGTTTGGCAAGTCACTCTAATCCAATAGGAGTAATATGTCATAATACATAGAGTGCACAagcaataataaatcaaagttTTGGAAGTACCAAGTCATATCTtccttatttttctaaaacaagTCTTTCTGATCTAATTCAATTgtcaaaatgtattaattagaAGCAATGAGCTACAGAAACTAAAGAAAAGATCGATTCAAGCATAGCAAATCTTTTCTACATATGAGAATTGCGAAACTTACCTATTAATCACAAAGCAAAGATAAAAATGCAGCAAATTTCATGCACCTCTCAAACAATAATCAGAAAATGACAGCCATGTAGAGCTTTGGCTGCCGCTATCAAGGGGTGCACATGCGAGGCAAGAGCCATGAGCTCTACCAGCCTACCTTATCTGCATTGCCattgctaaaaaaattaattaagcaagTAGATACTGCTTCAAGGGAGacaaatacattttcaaaGACTAGTATGAGCCTCGAGCATCTTGCACCGTTTAAGGTAGACTAGATAATTATTTCTGATGAAGATATgttcaatacaaaatttaaaacaaaaagggaGCTTTTAAATGGTTTAGTGAAAagatgatataataaaattttggtgaAGTTGGGATAACGTGCAAAAAGGCTGATAGCAGACTAACAAGTGTCCACGAAATCCTCACAGGTATAAAACAGAAGAagtttgattaaaattgacGATATACTTGGTGAAAATTCAGTTCTAGTTCCCTTACAGTTTAAAGCCAAATCAGGACAAGTAATCATTCCTGATCACCGAAAACAGCAACAGAGACAGAACCGCAGCCAGTTTTTACTATATGTTCTTGTCTTCATAAGTAAGGTGAAACCCGGCCCCAGATAGAAGATTTCTGAAGATGTCTTTTTCATCTCCACTTAGATCTTCACTGTCATCAGAATAAATGAGTTCGTCAGGGTCAGTTGTCAGGCCGTCTTGATCATCTTCAGAAGCTAAAACCTGAAAAACAATGTACTGAATTAACACCAGGGCATGACATCAAATGTACATTATAATGGCTAACAATGAGAAAGATAGTGCCAACTGGTGAAGACATATTTCTAGCTCAATATGAATCTCTTGGCTGCCTTTATTCGCCAATCATTGTTTTCTGCAGACAATTTAAGAGAGTGGTAAAATTGAGTGTTCAAGTTTTGAATCCTTTTAGATGGCAGCTTTTTAACTTGCATGCTTGCCAACAGAAAAGAGAGATGGTCCTTAAGAGAATAAGGGGAGACGAAATACAGCATGAAAAATGGTCcattcaccacaaaaatcaaccaaaaaatTTCACCCAAGAAAGAGTGCccaaagcaacaaaatatGGCTCCACACATGCTAGAATAACCAAGGCCAAGATTTCTATTTTTGCAGAAGGGAGAACCAATGAGGATTTATGTTCATCAGTAGAGTTGCTTATAGTCAACAGAATCCATGATTACCCATATATGGCTTTGATCAATAGGACCGAGTGACCAGATACTGAGAATAAAAAGGACCTACTAACCTCCAGGTCTGAAAAATCGAACCATGGACAGTAGTCCAAGATCTCACAAACAAATACAACTGTGTCTCGCAGCAGAAATCCTGCATCAGCTTCCAACATGTCAGATACCTTCATAAACTGAATAACCGAATTGTTCCAGGTCTTCTCGGGATCACTGCCAACTGACTGATCACTctccaaatatatacatatggtGTCAAAAGACTCATATACTCCTGCACAATCAAAGGCGGTAGCAAAGAATTAGAATAGATCATCCACCATAATTCCACTAGCTGCTGCAGCAATTTGCATTGAAATAATTCAAGCTTTTAAAGAGCTACCCACCAATCCGAAGCTCACATCCACCAGCTTGAAAGAATTTGCGAAAAAATTTTCTAGTTTCCATTATTTCCTTGAAGGACAAGAAATTCCACT includes:
- the LOC105164495 gene encoding uncharacterized protein LOC105164495, with translation MELGRGAHSPGKWNFLSFKEIMETRKFFRKFFQAGGCELRIGVYESFDTICIYLESDQSVGSDPEKTWNNSVIQFMKVSDMLEADAGFLLRDTVVFVCEILDYCPWFDFSDLEVLASEDDQDGLTTDPDELIYSDDSEDLSGDEKDIFRNLLSGAGFHLTYEDKNI